A window of Mucilaginibacter paludis DSM 18603 contains these coding sequences:
- the nadC gene encoding carboxylating nicotinate-nucleotide diphosphorylase, with protein MDIPAIRKLIASYLAEDVGDGDHTSLATIAAGTQGKAKLLVKENGILAGVSLAVEAFNVIDPALSVELFLKDGDPVKTGDIAFNVQGSVHSILKAERLVLNCMQRMSAIATQTHQIVALLQGTGTKVLDTRKTTPGFRLFEKWAVQIGGGVNHRFGLYDMILIKDNHVDYSGGIANAINNARQYLLTHHKQLDIEIEVRNFTELHEAIKAGGIQRIMLDNFTIPDLKTAVEIIDGQYTTEASGGITIENVRAYAECGVDYISIGALTHSVKSLDLSLKAVNA; from the coding sequence TTGGACATACCTGCAATTCGCAAACTTATTGCATCCTACCTCGCGGAAGACGTAGGAGACGGCGATCATACCTCGTTAGCTACCATAGCTGCGGGTACCCAGGGCAAAGCCAAGTTACTGGTTAAAGAAAACGGTATTTTGGCTGGCGTGAGCCTGGCGGTTGAAGCTTTTAACGTGATTGACCCCGCCCTGAGCGTTGAACTGTTTTTAAAAGACGGCGACCCGGTTAAAACGGGCGATATAGCCTTTAATGTACAAGGCAGTGTACACAGTATTTTAAAAGCCGAACGGCTGGTATTGAATTGTATGCAGCGCATGTCGGCCATTGCAACGCAAACCCATCAAATTGTAGCTTTGTTGCAAGGTACCGGCACCAAAGTACTGGATACCCGCAAAACAACACCCGGCTTTAGGCTTTTTGAAAAGTGGGCGGTGCAAATTGGAGGCGGTGTTAACCATCGTTTTGGTTTGTACGATATGATACTGATTAAAGATAATCATGTTGATTATTCGGGCGGAATTGCTAATGCCATCAACAATGCCCGCCAATATTTGTTAACTCACCATAAACAACTTGATATTGAAATAGAGGTGAGAAACTTTACTGAACTGCATGAGGCTATTAAAGCCGGTGGAATACAGCGTATTATGCTGGATAATTTTACCATACCCGATCTCAAAACAGCTGTTGAAATTATTGACGGCCAATACACTACAGAAGCATCGGGCGGAATAACCATTGAAAACGTACGCGCTTATGCCGAATGCGGGGTTGATTATATTTCAATAGGGGCCTTAACCCACTCGGTTAAAAGCCTTGATTTGAGTCTGAAAGCTGTTAATGCATAA
- the plsY gene encoding glycerol-3-phosphate 1-O-acyltransferase PlsY: MISIYSISALILAYLFGSIPTAVWIGQAFYNVDVREYGSGNAGATNTFRVLGKKAGIPVMLIDILKGWTATNLAYFIGISTTGAFHSTAFVNFQLALGITAVMGHLFPIFAGFRGGKGVATLFGMVLAVHLQASLLCVTVFIVVLLITRYVSLSSILASFTYLIGVTFIFPLYIKSVVIYGMCICVLILVTHQKNIERLLKGKESKVNLFKRKTT; the protein is encoded by the coding sequence ATGATTTCAATATATTCGATTTCAGCGCTCATACTGGCCTATTTATTTGGATCAATACCCACGGCTGTATGGATTGGGCAGGCTTTTTACAATGTTGACGTACGCGAGTACGGCAGTGGTAACGCTGGTGCAACCAACACATTCAGGGTATTGGGTAAAAAGGCAGGCATCCCTGTGATGCTTATCGATATCCTGAAAGGCTGGACGGCCACCAACCTGGCTTATTTTATAGGTATATCAACCACGGGCGCTTTCCACTCCACCGCGTTTGTTAATTTTCAGCTCGCCCTGGGTATTACCGCCGTAATGGGCCACCTGTTTCCAATTTTTGCGGGGTTTAGGGGAGGTAAAGGCGTGGCTACATTATTTGGAATGGTTTTGGCTGTACACTTGCAGGCGTCTTTGCTTTGCGTAACGGTATTTATTGTTGTTTTATTAATTACACGGTATGTATCTTTAAGTTCCATACTGGCCAGTTTTACATACTTAATAGGGGTTACATTTATATTCCCGTTGTATATTAAATCGGTTGTTATTTATGGCATGTGCATCTGCGTACTGATATTGGTTACCCATCAAAAAAATATCGAGCGTTTGTTAAAAGGCAAAGAGTCTAAAGTTAACCTGTTTAAACGTAAAACAACCTGA
- a CDS encoding tetratricopeptide repeat protein, with amino-acid sequence MRLSVILSLLIVSSLDVAQAQNAYVKLGQQALMDGDFKQAVRHLEKACVVDSTNANALWMLGYSYYHSENYKKAISTYCKVVEIKPTDCSAYYYRAMAKSYSARDVQATPADKEKFLLGAIVDLTKAITINPQDIKFYQNRGIFYREYGIFKLQKTSKFYDKNRGVNSLKASVADLEKVLGDNPDRKDISTQLDLSKQQLAIAAR; translated from the coding sequence ATGAGATTATCAGTCATTCTGTCTTTGTTAATTGTTTCTTCACTTGATGTCGCGCAAGCTCAAAACGCATATGTAAAATTAGGTCAACAGGCTTTAATGGACGGCGATTTTAAGCAAGCTGTGCGTCACCTGGAAAAAGCCTGCGTGGTAGATTCAACAAATGCAAACGCTTTGTGGATGTTGGGATACTCATACTATCACAGCGAGAATTACAAAAAAGCCATATCAACGTATTGCAAGGTGGTAGAAATAAAACCTACCGATTGCTCTGCTTATTACTACAGGGCCATGGCAAAAAGCTATTCGGCAAGGGATGTGCAGGCCACGCCGGCCGATAAAGAGAAATTTTTATTAGGGGCTATTGTTGATTTAACCAAGGCCATTACCATTAACCCCCAGGATATTAAATTTTACCAGAACCGTGGAATATTTTACCGGGAATACGGGATTTTTAAACTACAGAAAACCAGTAAGTTTTACGATAAAAACCGTGGCGTTAACTCGCTCAAAGCTTCCGTAGCCGATCTGGAAAAAGTATTGGGCGATAATCCCGACCGTAAGGATATCAGCACACAGCTCGATCTGTCAAAACAACAGTTGGCCATAGCGGCCCGATAA
- a CDS encoding DUF4783 domain-containing protein, with protein sequence MKLLCFLFVFSLLAAQPKPADPVEKTLILLKQSSWAELCKAFAPNIDLAIMEDGNTYTKEQATAKTNAFFAKNEPFTVKLIHRVDSNPDYKFAVFVLTGKTGSYRTSCSVRNNNGLLQINELHIEMEKIK encoded by the coding sequence ATGAAATTGCTCTGTTTTTTGTTTGTTTTTTCGTTGCTGGCTGCCCAGCCCAAACCGGCGGATCCGGTTGAAAAAACTTTAATTTTACTGAAGCAAAGCAGTTGGGCCGAGCTTTGCAAGGCCTTTGCGCCTAATATTGACCTGGCTATTATGGAAGATGGTAACACCTATACCAAAGAACAGGCTACGGCAAAAACAAATGCTTTTTTTGCAAAAAATGAGCCTTTTACGGTTAAATTGATCCACCGGGTAGACTCAAACCCCGATTATAAGTTTGCCGTGTTTGTTTTAACGGGCAAAACGGGCAGCTACCGAACGTCGTGCTCGGTGCGTAATAATAATGGTTTGTTGCAAATCAATGAGTTACATATTGAAATGGAAAAGATAAAGTAG
- a CDS encoding M56 family metallopeptidase has product MNFSTVKVLPDDVMKALCNTLLHSLWQGLLLAAIAALIIVCTRKQTAAKRYNLLLVTLGLFALGIGLTFAIELKGASAGLNTPGIDQTAIAANNHPAQPITNPVLAPLTFTDYLTAYFNRNTQAVVLIWLIIVCVRSLQLVTGLHSLYYLRRKAIAPVDGVWQSRVQQLALQLGIRQVVGIAQSGLARVPMVIGHLKPLILIPAGMITALPPAEVEAILIHELAHILRKDYLANLLISLMEILFFFNPAVWWITSLIRAERENCCDDIAIAQTSSKVNYIRALVSCQEYQLSAPAYAMAFARKPNHLLNRATRLLSNSNQSLNLAEKSLLAFGLVAAGLLMAAFSNAGQISKLVTATTSAVVGSGGKQSKKVRSTAVTTITTTTTTDTMKTDAKQGSINAGNLRIYQPNEFGDHTSLQLPNHQYTTYLLKERGILYQLNLKGKTLISMQVNGKAVPAESLVVYQPVINQMLNKQAEEPAELKFPLHLLTTSVGKTRNLRLLSVKRS; this is encoded by the coding sequence ATGAATTTTTCAACTGTAAAAGTACTACCGGATGATGTGATGAAAGCGCTTTGCAATACTTTGTTGCATTCGTTATGGCAGGGCTTGTTGCTTGCTGCCATAGCCGCGCTAATTATAGTTTGTACCCGTAAACAAACTGCGGCAAAGCGGTACAACCTGTTGTTAGTTACATTGGGCTTGTTTGCTTTGGGTATAGGCCTTACTTTTGCCATTGAGCTAAAGGGCGCTTCTGCTGGCCTTAATACGCCGGGTATTGATCAAACAGCAATTGCGGCTAACAATCATCCGGCGCAGCCGATTACCAACCCGGTGTTGGCTCCGCTTACTTTTACAGATTATTTAACGGCTTATTTTAACCGCAATACGCAAGCGGTGGTGCTTATTTGGCTTATTATTGTTTGCGTGCGCAGCCTGCAACTGGTTACCGGGCTGCACAGTCTGTATTATTTAAGGCGCAAAGCCATTGCCCCGGTTGATGGGGTATGGCAAAGCCGGGTGCAACAGCTGGCTTTGCAGTTGGGCATAAGGCAGGTGGTGGGCATAGCGCAATCGGGCCTGGCCCGGGTGCCGATGGTAATAGGGCATTTAAAACCCCTGATATTGATCCCTGCGGGGATGATAACTGCGCTGCCACCTGCAGAGGTAGAAGCCATCCTGATCCACGAGCTGGCACATATCCTCCGGAAGGATTACCTGGCCAACCTGCTGATCAGCCTGATGGAAATCCTGTTCTTTTTTAATCCGGCGGTGTGGTGGATCACCTCCTTGATCAGGGCCGAGCGCGAAAACTGCTGCGATGATATCGCGATAGCCCAAACCAGTAGCAAGGTAAACTACATCAGGGCGCTGGTATCGTGCCAGGAGTACCAGTTATCGGCACCGGCCTACGCCATGGCCTTTGCCCGCAAGCCCAATCATCTGTTAAACAGGGCAACGCGGCTGCTGTCTAACAGCAACCAATCATTAAATCTTGCCGAAAAATCGTTGCTGGCTTTTGGTTTGGTAGCCGCTGGTTTATTGATGGCCGCTTTTTCAAACGCCGGGCAGATCAGCAAATTGGTAACGGCAACCACTTCGGCTGTGGTAGGCAGTGGTGGTAAGCAGAGTAAAAAGGTGCGGAGCACGGCTGTTACAACAATAACTACTACCACTACAACTGATACCATGAAGACGGATGCAAAGCAGGGGAGTATTAACGCGGGGAATTTGAGGATTTATCAGCCCAACGAGTTTGGCGATCATACTTCACTGCAATTGCCTAATCATCAGTATACTACTTATCTGCTCAAGGAGCGGGGCATATTGTATCAGCTTAACTTAAAAGGGAAGACGTTGATAAGTATGCAGGTAAACGGGAAGGCAGTACCCGCTGAAAGTCTGGTAGTTTATCAGCCGGTGATTAACCAGATGCTGAACAAACAAGCTGAAGAGCCTGCCGAGTTAAAATTTCCTCTTCATCTTCTGACGACATCAGTGGGAAAAACTCGGAATCTTCGTTTATTATCGGTAAAGCGTTCTTAA
- the gpmI gene encoding 2,3-bisphosphoglycerate-independent phosphoglycerate mutase: MENTNKKVALIILDGWGYGRNDKSNAILAANTPYFDSLLQQYPHSKLQASGTSVGLPAGQMGNSEVGHMNLGAGRVVYQELGRIHKAVEEQEFDENPVVKQAFNYAKENNKDVHFIGLLSDGGVHSHIKHLKGLCDVAGRYQLPHVYIHAFLDGRDTDPNGGVKYITDLENHISNTNVQLASAIGRYYAMDRDNRWERVRKAYDLMVNGEGTKTHNILKSVSDSYAEGVTDEFILPIVKTNDQDEPIAVIKDGDVVICFNFRTDRGREITQALTQKPFPEQGMHPLDLHYITMTTYDETFKNVQVIFTKDDLTQTLGETLQNAGKTQIRIAETEKYPHVTFFFSGGREKEFDNEKRLLIPSPKVATYDLQPEMSAEGIRDAIIPELKSRWADFICLNFANTDMVGHTGVFEAVVKAAETVDSCTKEVVETGIANGYSFIIIADHGNAEFMINDDGTPNTAHTTNLVPCILIDKDYKEIKDGKLGDIAPTILKILGVPIPEQMSENVLV, from the coding sequence GTGGAAAATACAAATAAAAAAGTTGCCTTAATTATCCTGGATGGATGGGGTTATGGCCGTAACGATAAATCAAACGCTATTTTAGCTGCAAACACGCCTTATTTTGACTCTTTGCTTCAGCAATATCCGCATTCAAAATTGCAAGCTTCGGGTACGTCGGTTGGTTTACCGGCGGGCCAGATGGGCAATTCGGAAGTTGGACACATGAACCTGGGCGCAGGCAGGGTAGTTTACCAGGAACTGGGCCGCATCCATAAAGCGGTTGAAGAGCAGGAGTTTGACGAGAACCCTGTGGTTAAACAAGCCTTTAACTATGCTAAAGAAAACAATAAGGATGTACACTTTATAGGTTTACTATCCGATGGTGGCGTACACTCGCATATTAAACATTTAAAGGGCCTGTGCGATGTTGCCGGGCGTTACCAATTGCCACACGTTTATATACACGCCTTTTTAGACGGACGCGATACCGACCCTAACGGCGGTGTTAAATACATCACCGACCTGGAAAACCACATCAGCAATACCAACGTGCAACTGGCATCGGCTATTGGCCGATATTATGCTATGGACCGCGATAACCGCTGGGAACGTGTTAGAAAAGCTTACGACCTGATGGTGAACGGCGAAGGCACTAAAACACATAACATTTTAAAATCAGTTTCAGACTCGTACGCCGAAGGTGTTACCGACGAATTTATATTGCCGATAGTAAAAACAAACGACCAGGACGAGCCTATCGCTGTAATTAAGGATGGCGATGTAGTGATCTGCTTTAATTTCCGTACCGACCGCGGCCGCGAAATTACCCAGGCCCTAACTCAGAAGCCCTTCCCGGAGCAGGGTATGCACCCACTGGACCTGCATTATATTACCATGACCACCTACGACGAAACTTTTAAAAACGTACAGGTGATTTTTACTAAAGACGACCTGACACAAACGCTGGGCGAAACTTTGCAGAATGCCGGTAAAACTCAGATCAGGATTGCCGAAACTGAAAAATATCCGCACGTTACCTTCTTTTTCTCGGGCGGCCGCGAAAAGGAGTTTGACAACGAAAAGCGCTTGCTTATCCCTTCGCCTAAAGTAGCTACCTATGATCTGCAGCCCGAAATGAGCGCCGAAGGTATCCGCGATGCCATCATCCCTGAGTTAAAAAGCAGGTGGGCCGATTTTATTTGCCTTAACTTTGCCAATACCGATATGGTTGGCCACACCGGCGTTTTTGAAGCCGTAGTTAAGGCCGCCGAAACGGTTGATAGCTGTACCAAAGAGGTGGTTGAAACTGGCATAGCCAACGGCTACTCTTTTATTATTATTGCCGACCACGGTAATGCCGAATTTATGATTAATGATGACGGTACCCCAAACACGGCGCATACCACCAACCTGGTGCCTTGTATATTAATTGATAAGGATTACAAGGAAATTAAAGATGGTAAATTAGGCGATATTGCCCCTACTATTTTAAAAATATTAGGTGTGCCCATCCCCGAACAAATGAGCGAGAATGTATTGGTATAA
- a CDS encoding Rpn family recombination-promoting nuclease/putative transposase, whose protein sequence is MEQKIGRFIDPLSDFGFKRLFGSEPHKDILIDFLNQLFVGQKEIADLTYSPTEYAGDTDKIKKVFFDLHCTGKNGEKFIIEMQKAEQRNFKDRAVFYTSRLINEQLPKGESHWNIQLDELYLIAILEFKFKNGNPDRYLHNVALTNTDTHEIFYNKLGYKFLELPNFVKTEEELETDLDRWFYLLKNMSHLEKIPAVLNKRIFQQVFKIAELSNLTKEEKAMYDSSLKAKWDYENSIAFAEERGIEKGREEGIEIGIEKGIEKGIEKGEYKRSVEVAIEMKKEGIPNEQIAKFTKLPISVVEKL, encoded by the coding sequence ATGGAACAAAAAATTGGCCGCTTTATTGATCCTTTGAGTGATTTTGGTTTTAAGCGATTGTTTGGAAGCGAGCCCCATAAGGATATATTGATCGATTTTTTAAATCAACTGTTCGTGGGCCAAAAGGAAATTGCCGACTTAACTTACAGCCCCACCGAATACGCTGGCGATACCGATAAAATCAAGAAAGTATTTTTCGACCTGCATTGCACGGGCAAAAACGGCGAGAAATTCATCATCGAGATGCAAAAAGCCGAGCAGCGCAACTTTAAGGACAGGGCTGTGTTTTATACCTCGCGCCTCATCAATGAGCAACTGCCCAAAGGCGAGAGCCACTGGAATATCCAACTGGACGAGCTATACCTGATAGCCATACTGGAGTTCAAATTTAAAAACGGCAACCCAGATCGTTATCTACATAACGTAGCCCTCACCAATACCGATACGCACGAAATATTTTACAATAAATTGGGTTATAAGTTTTTAGAATTGCCTAATTTTGTTAAAACAGAAGAAGAGTTAGAAACCGACCTTGACCGTTGGTTCTATTTACTGAAAAATATGAGCCACCTGGAAAAAATTCCCGCTGTATTAAACAAACGGATTTTTCAGCAGGTATTCAAAATAGCCGAATTAAGTAATCTGACGAAGGAGGAGAAAGCAATGTACGATTCAAGTTTAAAAGCCAAATGGGATTATGAAAACTCGATAGCTTTTGCAGAAGAGAGAGGTATAGAAAAAGGCCGTGAAGAAGGGATTGAAATAGGTATTGAAAAAGGTATTGAGAAAGGTATTGAGAAAGGTGAATATAAAAGATCTGTAGAGGTTGCCATTGAAATGAAAAAAGAAGGCATCCCAAATGAACAAATAGCCAAATTCACCAAGCTCCCTATCTCAGTAGTAGAAAAGCTTTAG
- a CDS encoding M48 family metallopeptidase, with protein sequence MNFKPLLIGVVASTLFAACTTVPLTGRKQFNAVSDSEVNQSAAQSYSQLLSDPKTTVIRGTSDAQRIKNIGIRLSTAIEKYLKDNGYGDQYNFKWEFNLIQSKEVNAWCMPGGKVAVYSGILPVTQTDAGLATVLAHEIGHAIAHHSAERISQQMVAQGVGGILGSASSTSNNSTVSVINQLYGVGGPLVLLSYSRNQESEADRLGLTFMAMAGYDPHEALNFWQRMASRSQGSSTPEFLSDHPSDARRVADIESRIPEAMKYYHR encoded by the coding sequence ATGAATTTTAAGCCTTTACTAATTGGAGTTGTTGCCTCAACTCTGTTTGCGGCGTGCACCACAGTACCATTAACCGGAAGAAAACAATTTAATGCCGTGAGCGATTCGGAAGTGAATCAATCCGCGGCTCAAAGCTACAGCCAGTTACTGTCTGACCCTAAAACTACCGTTATTCGAGGTACAAGCGATGCCCAGCGTATTAAAAATATAGGGATCAGGCTATCAACAGCCATCGAGAAATATTTAAAAGATAATGGCTATGGCGATCAGTACAATTTTAAGTGGGAGTTTAACCTCATCCAAAGTAAAGAGGTAAACGCATGGTGTATGCCCGGCGGTAAAGTGGCGGTATATTCGGGCATTTTGCCTGTAACCCAAACCGATGCCGGTTTAGCTACCGTACTGGCTCACGAAATAGGCCATGCCATAGCCCACCACTCTGCCGAGCGCATCTCGCAGCAAATGGTTGCACAAGGCGTTGGTGGTATTTTAGGCAGTGCATCGTCAACCTCCAACAACAGCACGGTATCGGTTATCAATCAATTATATGGCGTTGGCGGCCCGCTGGTATTGCTCAGCTACTCGCGCAACCAGGAGTCGGAGGCCGACAGGCTGGGCCTTACCTTTATGGCTATGGCCGGGTATGATCCGCATGAAGCTTTAAACTTTTGGCAACGCATGGCCAGCCGCAGCCAGGGAAGCTCAACCCCCGAATTTTTGAGTGATCACCCTTCGGACGCACGCCGTGTGGCCGATATTGAGAGCCGCATTCCCGAAGCCATGAAATATTACCACCGTTAA
- a CDS encoding BlaI/MecI/CopY family transcriptional regulator, with translation MNKEDQNKQIEPTRSELEILQVLWEKGPSTVRAVNDELLKQKEVNYTTTLKLMQIMADKGIVKRDESQMKHIYSVAEEEQKTKAHLLDKFVNSMYKGSASKLVMQLLGNKKTSPQELQEIKDLLNKLEE, from the coding sequence ATGAATAAAGAAGATCAAAATAAACAGATTGAACCTACCCGGTCGGAGCTGGAGATATTGCAGGTTTTATGGGAGAAGGGCCCCTCAACTGTACGCGCCGTTAATGATGAGTTGCTGAAGCAAAAAGAAGTGAACTATACCACCACGCTTAAACTGATGCAGATTATGGCCGACAAGGGGATTGTTAAGCGCGACGAGAGCCAGATGAAACACATTTACAGCGTTGCCGAAGAAGAACAAAAAACAAAGGCGCATTTGCTGGATAAATTTGTTAACTCGATGTATAAAGGCTCGGCAAGTAAACTGGTGATGCAACTGCTGGGCAACAAAAAAACATCCCCGCAGGAGCTCCAGGAAATTAAGGATCTGTTAAACAAGCTGGAAGAATAA